In Tessaracoccus sp. MC1865, the DNA window ATCTGGTGCGAGGACCTCGTTCGCATCCACACGACGGAGGGCGTCGAGGTCCAGGCCCTGCAGGGGCTCAGCCTCACCGTGGACCCCGGCGAGGTGGTCGCGGTGGTCGGCGCCTCCGGCTCCGGCAAGTCCACGCTGCTCAACATCCTCTCCGGTCTCGACCGGCCCACCGGCGGCCGGGCCCGGGTCGCCGGGCATGACCTCACCGCGATGGGCAGGCGGCAACGCATCGACTTCCGTCGGCACAGCGTGGGCTTCGTCTTCCAGCAGACCTCCCGCAACCTGCTGCCGTTCCTCACTGGCGCGGAGAACGTGACGATGCCCATGGTGATCGCCGGGCGCTCCCAGCGGCGGGGGCGGGCGCTGCAACTGCTCGAGCTGCTGGGCGTGGCCGACTGCGCCAACCGCGTCCCCCGGCAGCTGTCGGGCGGCCAACAGCAGCGCGTGGCCATCGCCACCGCACTGGCCAACTCCCCCGACGTGCTGCTGGCGGACGAGCCCACCGGCGAGCTGGACGAGGTGAATTCAGCCGAGGTCCTCGACCTGATGCGCGCGGCGGCCACGGAGCTGGGCACCACGGTGCTGATCGTGACCCACGACCCGATGGTCAGCGACCACGTGGCGCGCACCGTCCAGATCCGCGACGGCCGCACCTCCACCGAGGTGCTGCGCCGCACGGAGATCGGCCCCGACGGGGTGGCCCGCGAGGTCGCCGAGGAGTACACCGTGATCGACCGTTCCGGCCGGCTGCAGCTGCCGCCGGCACACGTCGAGGAACTCGGGCTGCACGACAGGGTGCGCATTACCCGCGAGACCGGCCACGTCGGGGTCTGGCCCAATGGCTCGCGCGCCCGCCGTTCGGCCCCTGAGGAGGACGCATGACCACCACAGCAAGGATCGCTGGCGTTGACCTGCGCCGCACCTTCGGCGCGGGCGACACGGAGGTGCACGCCCTCGACGGCGTCAGCATCGAGGTGCACGCCGGCGAACTCACCGTCGTCACCGGCCCGTCCGGCTCCGGCAAGACCACGCTGTTGAACCTGCTGGGCGGCCTGGACCAGCCTACCGGCGGCCGCGTGGTGCTCGACGACGGGCGGGTCCTGTCGGAGCTGCCGGAGAGCGAGGTGCTGGCCACCCGCCGGGAGCGGATCGGGTACGTCTTCCAGACCTTCGGGCTGATCCCCGTGTTGTCTGCGGCGGAGAACGTCGAGGTGCCGCTGCGGCTGGCCAACGTCCCGGCGGCGCAGCGCACCGAGCGGGTCGCGGCGATGTTGGAGCGGGTGGGCCTCGCCCGGCACGCCAAGCAGCGGCCCCACGAGCTCAGTGGCGGTCAGCAGCAGCGCGTGGGCGTCGCCCGCGCCCTCGTCGCCGGCCCTCACATCCTGATCGCCGACGAACCCACCGGTCAGCTCGATTCAGACACCGCAGCCACCATCATGGACCTCATCGTGGAACTCACCCACGAGTTGGGCATCGCGACGGTGGTGTCCACCCATGACCCGTTGCTGCGGCAGCGGGCCGACAGGGTCGTCGAACTGCTCGACGGGGTGCTCGCCGGTCAGCCGACGACCACCACGTAGGCCACGAAGGCCGCCACGCTGACCAGCGTGTACAGGCTCAACACGTTGTTGGCGAACGTGATCTCCGCCGACCGCCGCGGCGGCAGGTACAGGGGCACGATGAACGGCGGCGGCAGGATCAGCAGCATGAACACCGCGGCCTGCACCGGCACCCCCAGCCCGAGCCACCGCCCCACCACGAACAGCGAGACCACGACGGCCAGGACCAGGCAGACCAGGAAGCGGACGGCCACGAACCCCGCCGCCTCCCGCACTCCGCCGAGGGTGAGCCGGGCCCCGAAGCCGACGATGACCAGGATCAACGGCACGATCATGGCGGCCAGGTAGCCGGCCGCCGCCAGCAGCGCGCCGGAGAACGGGTTCGCCTCCAGGGTGGGCCTGAGTCCGAGCGCGTTGAGCGCCAGGCCGAGCGCGATCGCGAGGATGACGGGCGACGTGGCGAAGGAACGCACGGTCTCCGCCAGCGACGAGGCCCCGTCGCTCTGCCGCTTCAGCAGCGTGACGAAGACGAACCAGATGAAGAACTCGTGCCCAAGGCCGACGATGGCGGCCACCGGCGCCCGCTCCAGGCCGTAGGCGGCGGTGAACAGCGCGAGGCCCACCATGCCGAACTCGAACCCGGTGAACAGGAAGGTGCCGACCGGCGGCACCTTCAGCCAGCCGGTGACAAGCTTCCCGGCCCCGAGCAGCAGCATGCACAACAGCGGCACCAGGATGATCAGGGCGACGTACTCGCGCTGGAACTCCAGGCCCAGGAAGGCGAGGAACAGCACGGCCGGCAGAACGACGTTCAGCACGAACCGCTTGAGACCCTCGACGGT includes these proteins:
- a CDS encoding ABC transporter ATP-binding protein, with the translated sequence MTTTARIAGVDLRRTFGAGDTEVHALDGVSIEVHAGELTVVTGPSGSGKTTLLNLLGGLDQPTGGRVVLDDGRVLSELPESEVLATRRERIGYVFQTFGLIPVLSAAENVEVPLRLANVPAAQRTERVAAMLERVGLARHAKQRPHELSGGQQQRVGVARALVAGPHILIADEPTGQLDSDTAATIMDLIVELTHELGIATVVSTHDPLLRQRADRVVELLDGVLAGQPTTTT
- a CDS encoding ABC transporter ATP-binding protein; translation: MNDTITRSHHGPDIWCEDLVRIHTTEGVEVQALQGLSLTVDPGEVVAVVGASGSGKSTLLNILSGLDRPTGGRARVAGHDLTAMGRRQRIDFRRHSVGFVFQQTSRNLLPFLTGAENVTMPMVIAGRSQRRGRALQLLELLGVADCANRVPRQLSGGQQQRVAIATALANSPDVLLADEPTGELDEVNSAEVLDLMRAAATELGTTVLIVTHDPMVSDHVARTVQIRDGRTSTEVLRRTEIGPDGVAREVAEEYTVIDRSGRLQLPPAHVEELGLHDRVRITRETGHVGVWPNGSRARRSAPEEDA
- a CDS encoding transporter; the encoded protein is MSSALGPTLASIVPILLLIALGVLLRRLNVLDATTVEGLKRFVLNVVLPAVLFLAFLGLEFQREYVALIILVPLLCMLLLGAGKLVTGWLKVPPVGTFLFTGFEFGMVGLALFTAAYGLERAPVAAIVGLGHEFFIWFVFVTLLKRQSDGASSLAETVRSFATSPVILAIALGLALNALGLRPTLEANPFSGALLAAAGYLAAMIVPLILVIVGFGARLTLGGVREAAGFVAVRFLVCLVLAVVVSLFVVGRWLGLGVPVQAAVFMLLILPPPFIVPLYLPPRRSAEITFANNVLSLYTLVSVAAFVAYVVVVG